In a genomic window of Wyeomyia smithii strain HCP4-BCI-WySm-NY-G18 chromosome 1, ASM2978416v1, whole genome shotgun sequence:
- the LOC129717609 gene encoding uncharacterized protein LOC129717609: MIGQLQNSPSDFSDIIKMKLNEIRFLFNMLQVKPNRNKRAINMLGSTIKFITGNLDADDLALINSNLDELRKSGNTIIKQNNRQIKINTKFENRINIMTDQIKNQQNALNSILKDNDYIISENQKIQIVFQLNTFIETLKSIEYAILLTKLNIISKLILTPKEIDLIAQEISSQGLEIHSLDDTNNYLTTSTLYSESTLIISVNIPRLLPTTYRKVSIEPLPILNHTAKLMHNEVLMNSNQILAIVSKCQQNRKVTLYERRQVIDISENPCEAALLQGRFGHCNLVEKPPTTELQFLESSNTSSSRKQVIARDEQYLRKEQLTTKPNLKV; this comes from the exons ATGATTGGTCAGTTACAGAATTCACCTAGTGACTTTTCggacattataaaaatgaaattgaatgaaaTCAGATTCCTTTTTAATATGCTACAAGTTAAACCAAACAGAAACAAAAGAGCAATTAATATGTTAGGCAGTACAATTAAATTTATCACCGGAAACTTAGATGCAGACGATCTAGCACTGATTAACAGCAACCTAGACGAGCTTAGAAAATCTGGAAACACTATCATAAAGCAAAATAACAGGCAGATAAAAATTAATACTAAATTCGAAAACAGAATAAACATTATGACAgatcaaattaaaaaccaaCAGAATGCCCTAAATAGTATTCTTAAAGATAATGATTACATCATTAGCGAAAATCAGAAAATTCAAATTGTCTTTCAACTAAACACATTTATAGAAACTCTAAAATCAATCGAATACGCTATCTTGCTTACTAAACTAAACATTATAAGTAAACTAATTCTTACACCAAAAGAAATTGATCTAATAGCACAGGAGATTTCAAGCCAAGGTTTAGAAATTCACAGCCTCGACGACACCAACAACTATCTCACCACCAGCACCCTATATAGCGAATCAACCCTCATCATCAGCGTTAACATACCACGACTTCTTCCAACCACATACCGGAAAGTGAGCATCGAACCTTTGCCAATACTGAACCATACAGCCAAACTGATGCATAATGAAGTCTTAATGAACTCAAATCAAATCTTAGCGATTGTTTCAAAATGCCAACAAAACCGCAAAGTTACTTTATACGAAAGAAGACAGGTAATCGACATTAGCGAAAACCCGTGTGAAGCCGCATTATTGCAAGGACGTTTTGGACATTGTAATCTCGTGGAAAAACCTCCAACCACAGAA TTACAATTTTTGGAATCATCAAATACCAGCAGTTCGCGAAAACAGGTAATTGCTCGGGACGAGCAATACTTGCGCAAGGAGCAGTTAACGACGAAACCAAATCTCAAAGTTTAA